CTTTACTCGAAACAGAAAACTCGCCTTTGGAAAGCTTATCACCTTCATCTTGTCCATTGCCGCCAGTGGAAAGGGTAAAGGAGTGGACATGAAATCCGGTGAATTCTTTCGACATGCCAGAATTCTTGGCCTTTGGCCTGACGCCGAGGCGATCCATCGAAGCGCGCTCACCAAGGCGCGCAAAAAGGTGGATTGGAGGATCTTTCGGCAAATACTCGATGATGCGGTTGGTCTGGCTTATGAGTGTTGGCCTAAGAGCCCGAAGGACGAGTGGCATGGTATGTCCACTCATGCGATAGATGGCTCCGACTATACGCTTCCAGCCGCCGATGAGCTCAGGGCCGAGTTTGATCCTGAGAGCGGACTTGGGCAAGCGGGCAAAGGACATTATCCTCAGTGTCTTGTATGCACGCTCTATGACGTCTTCAGACGTCTGCCCATCGCAAGAACTGTGGTCCCGGTGAATTCTTCGGAGCGGGACCAAGCCAAACATCTCCTGCCCCTCGTGCCTGAGGGAAGTGTCTTGCTCCTGGATCGAGGTTACCCAGGATATGAATTTCTCAGCTACCTTTTGGACAAGTTCAAAGGCTATTTCGTGATACGTTGCCCCGCAACGTCCACCTTCGCCACAGTAAAGGAATTCATTCGGAGCGGGAAGAGCGAAGCCGAAATCGTGATTCCTCCGACATCGAACTATCTCAGCCAGGTGACGGCTGAACAACGAAAGGCCGCCAAGCCCATCAGAGTGAGAGTCATCAGACTGTCCAATCCTGACGGAACCCTCTCGGTTCTCCTGACGAATCTTTACGACAAGGTGGAGTTTCCGAGACAGGAGATCACTGACCTCTATTTCAGGCGATGGGAAATCGAGAGCTATTTCCGGGATGAAAAGATTGGGCTCGAAATCGAAAAATTTCATGGCAAAACCTGCAACAGCGTCCTGCAAGAACTCTTTGCAGCTGCGATCATGGCTGTGATCTCAAGAACTCTCATGGCCATTTCCACCCAGTTACTCGGTGGAGAGCTCGGAGAACCTCAGTTCAAGAATGCGGTCATGACGCTCGCGTCTGAAGCCGCCGTGCTCGCCGCAGACGATCCTGAAAGAGCCATCGAAATCTTTCAGGATATTCTCAAAGAAATCTAT
The sequence above is a segment of the Desulfomonile tiedjei DSM 6799 genome. Coding sequences within it:
- a CDS encoding IS4 family transposase, giving the protein MTFILSIAASGKGKGVDMKSGEFFRHARILGLWPDAEAIHRSALTKARKKVDWRIFRQILDDAVGLAYECWPKSPKDEWHGMSTHAIDGSDYTLPAADELRAEFDPESGLGQAGKGHYPQCLVCTLYDVFRRLPIARTVVPVNSSERDQAKHLLPLVPEGSVLLLDRGYPGYEFLSYLLDKFKGYFVIRCPATSTFATVKEFIRSGKSEAEIVIPPTSNYLSQVTAEQRKAAKPIRVRVIRLSNPDGTLSVLLTNLYDKVEFPRQEITDLYFRRWEIESYFRDEKIGLEIEKFHGKTCNSVLQELFAAAIMAVISRTLMAISTQLLGGELGEPQFKNAVMTLASEAAVLAADDPERAIEIFQDILKEIYRVKYYRPNSQRPPQPRVNKQSKNKWLYRRYKNVPAA